A single region of the Vicia villosa cultivar HV-30 ecotype Madison, WI linkage group LG4, Vvil1.0, whole genome shotgun sequence genome encodes:
- the LOC131596497 gene encoding mannose-P-dolichol utilization defect 1 protein homolog 2, which translates to MEYLGIDLSCAVGSLRNGNFPDKDCLLPLISKLLGYAIVAASTTVKLPQILKIVKHKSVRGLSMLAFELEVVGYTIALAYSLHKGLPFSAYGELLFLLIQAFILVAIIYYYSQPISTITWIRPLIYCAVAPTVLAGKIDPLLFEALYASQHLIFLCARVPQIWQNFSNKSTGELSFLTSFMNFGGSMVRVFTTIQENAPKSVLLGYAIGVATNFTILSQILMYQKPQATKEKKVR; encoded by the exons ATGGAATATCTAGGGATTGATTTGAGTTGTGCCGTTGGATCTCTTCGCAACGGAAACTTCCCTGACAAAGATTGCTTGCTTCCTTTAATTTCTAAACTCCTCGGTTACGCCATCGTCGCCGCTTCCACCACCGTCAAACTCCCTCAG ATTTTGAAAATTGTGAAGCATAAAAGTGTGAGAGGCCTTAGCATGTTAGCGTTCGAGCTTGAAGTTGTTGGGTATACCATAGCACTGGCTTACTCTCTTCACAAAGGCCTTCCTTTTTCAGCTTATGGAGAATTGTTGTTTCTTTTGATCCAAG ctttcatattggttgccataatCTACTACTATTCTCAACCTATTAGTACAATCACATGGATTCGGCCATTAAT ATATTGTGCTGTAGCACCCACAGTCTTAGCTGGTAAAATTGATCCTCTCCTCTTTGAGGCCTTGTAT GCTTCCCAGCATTTAATATTTCTGTGTGCAAGGGTCCCACAAATATGGCAAAACTTTTCT AATAAAAGTACAGGGGAGCTCAGCTTTTTAACTTCTTTTATGAACTTTGGAGGTTCAATGG TTAGAGTATTCACCACCATCCAAGAAAATGCTCCCAAAAGTG TTCTATTGGGCTATGCAATTGGTGTTGCAACAAATTTTACCATCTTAAGTCAGATATTGATGTACCAAAAGCCTCAGGCTACAAAAGAGAAGAAAGTGAGATAG